GCGAGGGGAGGTGATGGAGacctctacgccgagggccaggtagacgccgacggcggccctcggcgtaggagcCTATACGCCGACGGTACCTAGACGCCGACGATCGGCTTCCGGCGCTGCCCTggcgaggccgtacgccgacggccccgataaaatgccctcggcgtagggtttggccgtcggcgtataggCCCATTCCTGTAGTGTATGTACACGGCGAAATGCTTTCCTATTTGTGCGCCTCAGTAAAAAAGAACAACCGCACTCTACATTAAGCCGTATGCAACGGATGGCTTGAAGTACATGCACATCGGTGGGTCGATCCTCATGATGGACAGTATCGCAGAAGGGACACTCCAGATCCCGTCACCACAAATCAAACCCGAAGCAACCGCGCCTGCAAATTCCTCTGACTCCTTGCGGTTCAACCTCTCCCAGACAAACAGGATGACCGTCCCGATGAACATGTCGATCGCAAAATATGCTCCGATGTAGAAGGGAATAGCCATGGCCATTGGGAGCGGGACGTATTTTGACACGCTGCCTGGAGTGACGTCCTTCAGGAGGTTGATAGCTATGGCTGCAAAAAAGAAGAAAGTGCAGATTGCTAGGCAGTGCTGGGGCAGCGCTGAGAATCCTTCTACACCCAGGATTGACATTTCACGGAAGATGACCGCGTATGGAGCTTTGAACATGCCATCAGGATTGCCAATATCGAAGGCCGCCCAGTAAAGCCAAAATGTGAGAGGAGCAATGACACAGCCTAGGGCAGTCCCAATCAACTGTGACACAAACATGGACCTTGGCGAAGAGAGGGTCAGGTAACCAGTCTTGAAGTCCTGCATGAGATCGGCAGTTGTGGATACAATGGACATCATAACACCGCAAGCTGCTAAGCCCGCAATCACACCGCCATGCTGGCCAACCCATGAGGCAAAAATGAAAAGGCCAATCTTTCCATATGTGGATGCAAGGTTCCAATCTGTCAGGCCAGTGCCATAAGAGTTGCAGAAGGCGAGTAGGGGAGCAACAACATAGGCAGAGAGGACAAGGTACCACTTAAACTGTGGGAACATCATTGGTACAGTCGCAGTTGATATTGCTGCAAGGCCCACAAAACCAGATCCTGCCAACCAAGGAGGGATATTGTCTTTTACAAATACCTCGTTGAGAAGTTTTTCCTCGGATGATAACTTAGAACTTCCATCATCTGCAACAACAGAAAGGAAAGAAGATGAGATGCATGCATGATTTATGATATATTGGTAGGTAAACCGTAAACACCATACAACAAGAACGTTACCATCCTGAACCCAGACAAGAGGGAGTCTTCCTTGCTTTGATCGTGCATTCACTATTTCCTTGATAGTAGCATAAATGATCTTAATGATGTTATAGATACCATCACCAAGTATCACGGATACAGGTATGAAAACCTGGAAGGCAGGGTAGATACAACTTAATTTTTGTTAAACATAAAATTGTTAGAGACTAGTCAATCTCTGAACAAAGAATAATAAGTAGTAATCCAACTAGATGTGCCATCGGTATGTTCACTAAGTAAACATAGAAATCTAACAATTTTATCCTTCAACTCAGTTAGTCAAGATCACAATGTCCACTTGTGAATACACATGTTGACTTCAGATACACTTGGCTAATTTATTATGGGGGGAAAACAAGCAACATTGTTTTACCAAGCATTATGATTCATGGTCTAGTGGATTGCCAGTTTACAGTATGAAACTTGAAG
This region of Lolium perenne isolate Kyuss_39 chromosome 2, Kyuss_2.0, whole genome shotgun sequence genomic DNA includes:
- the LOC127334339 gene encoding probable metal-nicotianamine transporter YSL6; the protein is MGSEADATELNGPLLAGAPATAEETVPPPWREQLTVRGIVVSAILGVLFCLITHRLNLTVGIIPSLNVAAGLLGYFLVRTWTAALARFGIVSKPFTRQENTVIQTCVVACYGIAFSGGFGSYMLAMDQNTYELIGADYPGNRAEDVKNPSLGWMIGFMFVVSFLGLFSLVALRKVMVIDYKLTYPSGTATAMLINSFHTTSGAELAEKQVSCLGKYLSISFIWNLFKWFFSGAGDSCGFDNFPSLGLAAFKNTYVFLNVFLFLQRTRHCPLHVNCSTLLGAIISWGFLWPYITTKAGEWYPADLGSNDFKGLYGYKVFIPVSVILGDGIYNIIKIIYATIKEIVNARSKQGRLPLVWVQDDDGSSKLSSEEKLLNEVFVKDNIPPWLAGSGFVGLAAISTATVPMMFPQFKWYLVLSAYVVAPLLAFCNSYGTGLTDWNLASTYGKIGLFIFASWVGQHGGVIAGLAACGVMMSIVSTTADLMQDFKTGYLTLSSPRSMFVSQLIGTALGCVIAPLTFWLYWAAFDIGNPDGMFKAPYAVIFREMSILGVEGFSALPQHCLAICTFFFFAAIAINLLKDVTPGSVSKYVPLPMAMAIPFYIGAYFAIDMFIGTVILFVWERLNRKESEEFAGAVASGLICGDGIWSVPSAILSIMRIDPPMCMYFKPSVAYGLM